One Malania oleifera isolate guangnan ecotype guangnan chromosome 9, ASM2987363v1, whole genome shotgun sequence DNA segment encodes these proteins:
- the LOC131164578 gene encoding pathogenesis-related leaf protein 6-like — MGFSKISLALLCLTSLALTHSSSAQNSPQDYLAVHNAARAQVGVGPMSWDNNLATYAMSYAKQRVGDCNLVHSGGRYGENLAKGSGDFTGAAAAKLWVNEKPNFNSNANACNGGECRHYTQVVWRNSVRLGCARVRCSNGWWFVSCNYDPRGNIAGQHPY; from the coding sequence ATGGGGTTTTCTAAAATCTCTCTAGCGCTCCTTTGTCTCACGAGTCTAGCCCTAACCCATTCTTCTTCAGCCCAAAACTCTCCCCAAGACTACCTTGCGGTGCACAACGCGGCTCGTGCACAGGTCGGTGTTGGTCCCATGTCATGGGACAACAACTTAGCGACCTATGCAATGAGCTACGCAAAGCAGAGGGTTGGCGACTGTAATCTAGTGCACTCTGGAGGACGTTATGGTGAGAACCTGGCCAAGGGCAGCGGCGACTTCACCGGCGCCGCCGCTGCGAAGCTGTGGGTTAATGAGAAGCCTAACTTTAACAGTAATGCGAATGCATGCAATGGTGGAGAGTGCCGACATTACACGCAAGTGGTTTGGCGGAACTCAGTGCGTTTGGGATGTGCTAGGGTGAGGTGCAGCAATGGATGGTGGTTCGTGTCCTGTAACTACGATCCCCGTGGCAACATCGCCGGCCAGCATCCTTACTAG